In Oncorhynchus tshawytscha isolate Ot180627B linkage group LG23, Otsh_v2.0, whole genome shotgun sequence, the following proteins share a genomic window:
- the LOC112237879 gene encoding myeloid leukemia factor 2 isoform X2 codes for MFRYLNDVDDNPYMMDPFAAQRQQMRSLFGSFGYEPFPLSPQIQPPRAPHLQAGALQPFGMMGMGGGFMDMFGMMGGMMENMDRMSGSPNCQTFSSSTVISYSSSDMGAPKVYQQTSELRTAPGGIRETRQSMRDSESGLERLAIGHHIWDRGHVMERSRNRHTGDREERQDYINLEESEAAAFDEEWRSTAGRYPPPNARGIDYGRDRRAGGQQLALAAPPSSSSPPAPRHESPRHLPPATRPRYDW; via the exons ATGTTTCGATATTTAAATGACGTGGATGACAACCCTTACATGAT GGATCCATTTGCAGCCCAGAGGCAACAGATGAGGAGTCTGTTTGGGTCGTTTGGCTACGAACCTTTCCCCCTCAGCCCTCAGATTCAGCCTCCCCGTGCACCCCACCTTCag GCTGGGGCCCTGCAGCCGTTTGGAATGATGGGAATG GGGGGAGGCTTCATGGACATGTTTGGAATGATGGGAGGAATGATGGAGAACATG GACAGAATGTCTGGTTCGCCAAACTGTCAGACGTTCTCTTCCTCCACAGTcatctcctactcctcctcagacatgGGAGCCCCTAAAGTCTACCAGCAGACCAGCGAACTGAGGACTGCACCTGGAGGG ATTCGTGAGACACGCCAATCGATGCGTGACAGCGAGAGTGGCTTGGAGCGCCTGGCTATTGGCCACCACATCTGGGACCGCGGTCACGTGATGGAGCGCTCCCGAAACCGGCACACCGGCGACCGCGAAGAACGGCAGGACTACATAAACCTGGAGGAGA gTGAGGCTGCTGCCTTCGATGAGGAGTGGAGGAGCACTGCCGGAAGGTACCCTCCCCCAAATGCACGGGGGATAGATTACGGCCGGGACAGGAGGGCAGGTGGGCAACAGCTGGCCCTCGCCGCCCCACCCAGCTCCTCGTCTCCGCCTGCCCCTCGCCATGAGTCTCCCAGACACCTCCCACCTGCAACTCGCCCCCGTTACGACTGGTGA
- the LOC112237883 gene encoding cell division control protein 42 homolog, with the protein MQTIKCVVVGDGAVGKTCLLISYTTNKFPSEYVPTVFDNYAVTVMIGGEPYTLGLFDTAGQEDYDRLRPLSYPQTDVFLVCFSCVSPSSFENVREKWVPEISHHCPRTPFLLVGTQVDLRDDSNTVEKLAKNKQRPLSPESGDKLARDLRAVKYVECSALTQRGLKNVFDEAILAALEPPETKSKKRCVLL; encoded by the exons ATGCAGACAATAAAGTGTGTAGTGGTGGGGGACGGAGCTGTAGGAAAGACCTGTCTACTTATCTCCTACACAACCAACAAGTTCCCCTCAGAATACGTGCCTACG GTGTTTGATAATTATGCAGTGACGGTGATGATCGGAGGGGAACCCTACACACTTGGGCTTTTCGACACTGCAG GTCAGGAGGATTACGATAGGCTGCGACCTCTCAGCTACCCGCAGACGGACGTCTTCCTCGTCTGTTTCTCCTGCGTCTCACCCTCATCCTTTGAGAATGTCCGAGAGAAG TGGGTTCCAGAGATCTCCCATCACTGTCCTCGTACACCCTTCCTGTTGGTGGGCACCCAGGTGGATCTGAGGGACGACAGCAACACTGTGGAGAAGCTGGCCAAGAACAAACAGCGGCCCCTGTCCCCTGAGAGCGGAGACAAGCTGGCCCGGGATCTCCGGGCCGTCAAATATGTGGAGTGCTCTGCCCTCACGCAG AGGGGGCTGAAGAACGTGTTTGACGAGGCCATCCTGGCAGCTTTGGAACCTCCTGAGACTAAATCCAAGAAACGCTGTGTCCTGTTATAA
- the LOC112237881 gene encoding gamma-enolase yields the protein MSIVIIVAREILDSRGNPTVEVDLHTDKGVFRAAVPSGASTGIYEALELRDGDKSRYKGKGVLKAVGHINDTIGPALIQSEVSVVEQEKLDKMMIEMDGTENKSQFGANAILGVSLAICKAGAAEKGVPLYRHIADLAGNTELVLPVPAFNVINGGSHAGNKLAMQEFMVLPVGAESFRDAVRVGAELYQTLREVIKEKYGQDATNVGDEGGFAPNILENTEALELIKTAIEKAGFTDKVVIGMDVAASEFYKEGKYDLDFKSPPNADRHISAQELCDMYQGFVNDYPVVSIEDPFDQDDWPAWSQMTASVGIQVVGDDLTVTNPKRIERALEERACNCLLLKVNQIGSVTEAIQACKLAQENGWGVMVSHRSGETEDTFIADLVVGLCTGQLKAGAPCRSERLAKYNQLMRIEEELGDQARFAGHNFRNPAAL from the exons ATGTCGATAGTGATCATTGTTGCCAGGGAGATCCTGGACTCCAGGGGGAACCCCACAGTGGAAGTGGACCTGCACACTGACAAAG gTGTCTTCAGGGCAGCTGTGCCTAGCGGAGCGTCTACTGGCATCTATGAAGCCCTGGAGCTGAGAGACGGAGACAAAAGCCGCTACAAGGGCAAAG GTGTGCTCAAGGCTGTTGGTCACATCAATGACACCATTGGTCCTGCCCTCATCCAGTCG GAGGTCAGTGTGGTAGAACAGGAGAAACTGGACAAGATGATGATAGAGATGGACGGCACTGAGAACAAGT CTCAGTTTGGGGCCAATGCTATTCTGGGTGTGTCCTTGGCCATATGCAAAGCTGGTGCTGCAGAGAAAGGTGTCCCCCTGTACCGTCACATTGCTGACCTGGCAGGAAACACAGAGCTAGTGCTTCCAGTTCCT gcaTTTAACGTCATCAACGGGGGCTCTCATGCGGGCAACAAGCTGGCCATGCAGGAGTTCATGGTACTTCCTGTAGGGGCGGAGTCTTTCAGGGACGCTGTGCGTGTGGGGGCGGAGCTGTACCAGACGCTGAGGGAAGTGATCAAGGAGAAGTATGGCCAGGACGCCACCAACGTGGGGGACGAGGGGGGGTTCGCCCCAAACATACTGGAGAACACTgaag CCCTGGAGCTCATCAAGACAGCCATTGAGAAGGCAGGTTTCACAGACAAGGTGGTGATCGGGATGGACGTGGCAGCCTCTGAGTTCTACAAAGAGGGCAAGTACGACCTGGACTTCAAGTCTCCGCCCAACGCAGACCGCCACATCAGCGCCCAAGAGCTCTGCGACATGTACCAGGGCTTCGTCAATGACtacccag tggTGTCCATTGAGGATCCGTTTGACCAGGATGACTGGCCGGCCTGGTCCCAGATGACAGCCTCCGTGGGTATCCAGGTGGTGGGGGACGACCTGACCGTCACCAACCCCAAGAGGATAGAGCGCGCCCTGGAGGAGAGGGCCTGCAACTGCCTGCTGCTCAAAGTCAACCAGATCGGCTCTGTCACCGAAGCCATTCAGGC gtgtAAGTTGGCTCAGGAGAATGGCTGGGGGGTGATGGTGAGCCACCGCTCAGGTGAGACAGAGGACACCTTCATTGCTGATCTGGTGGTGGGCCTCTGCACTGGACAACTCAAGGCTGGAGCTCCCTGTCGATCAGAGCGGCTGGCCAAATACAATCAGCTCATGAG GATTGAGGAGGAGTTAGGGGATCAGGCTCGCTTCGCAGGGCACAACTTCCGGAACCCCGCCGCCCTCTAA
- the LOC112237879 gene encoding myeloid leukemia factor 2 isoform X1, producing MFRYLNDVDDNPYMMDPFAAQRQQMRSLFGSFGYEPFPLSPQIQPPRAPHLQAGALQPFGMMGMGGGFMDMFGMMGGMMENMDRMSGSPNCQTFSSSTVISYSSSDMGAPKVYQQTSELRTAPGGIRETRQSMRDSESGLERLAIGHHIWDRGHVMERSRNRHTGDREERQDYINLEESEAAAFDEEWRSTAGRYPPPNARGIDYGRDRRAGGQQLALAAPPSSSSPPAPRHESPRHLPPATRPRYDWGQG from the exons ATGTTTCGATATTTAAATGACGTGGATGACAACCCTTACATGAT GGATCCATTTGCAGCCCAGAGGCAACAGATGAGGAGTCTGTTTGGGTCGTTTGGCTACGAACCTTTCCCCCTCAGCCCTCAGATTCAGCCTCCCCGTGCACCCCACCTTCag GCTGGGGCCCTGCAGCCGTTTGGAATGATGGGAATG GGGGGAGGCTTCATGGACATGTTTGGAATGATGGGAGGAATGATGGAGAACATG GACAGAATGTCTGGTTCGCCAAACTGTCAGACGTTCTCTTCCTCCACAGTcatctcctactcctcctcagacatgGGAGCCCCTAAAGTCTACCAGCAGACCAGCGAACTGAGGACTGCACCTGGAGGG ATTCGTGAGACACGCCAATCGATGCGTGACAGCGAGAGTGGCTTGGAGCGCCTGGCTATTGGCCACCACATCTGGGACCGCGGTCACGTGATGGAGCGCTCCCGAAACCGGCACACCGGCGACCGCGAAGAACGGCAGGACTACATAAACCTGGAGGAGA gTGAGGCTGCTGCCTTCGATGAGGAGTGGAGGAGCACTGCCGGAAGGTACCCTCCCCCAAATGCACGGGGGATAGATTACGGCCGGGACAGGAGGGCAGGTGGGCAACAGCTGGCCCTCGCCGCCCCACCCAGCTCCTCGTCTCCGCCTGCCCCTCGCCATGAGTCTCCCAGACACCTCCCACCTGCAACTCGCCCCCGTTACGACTG GGGTCAAGGGTGA